From Salvelinus namaycush isolate Seneca chromosome 2, SaNama_1.0, whole genome shotgun sequence, one genomic window encodes:
- the LOC120019486 gene encoding zinc finger protein 664-like, which produces MAEPKSMESPGSGCGVPSQRSSQRDPEMVSVKLEDCSQPLELNVIVIGEERELKVEEQKVEVEEEEEKVVEEKRAVKQEEMEVKEEHKEIEMKEEVEEKRAVKEEEMEIEKEHKDTEVKEELEEKAVIKEMERGVKEDEETAVKKERGLEEEEEREVKEEEENREVSAPDLEEKEEVDSITDPGESSNPGSDSEPSSTASGNHKQHRRRNSRQKHHHCMDCFTSFYESEELRRHTCKPHPCSDCRGSSVCPTHLIPRKKTIKRKNTYPCGQCGKSFQAPSKLKKHQITHTGEKPFHCSVCGKSFPLSQTLNRHQLIHTGEKPFHCSQCGKSFSYSNYLKTHQRTHTGEKPYHCSQCGKSFNQSSDLKIHQRTHTGEKPHKCFQCGKSFSHSSYLKTHQRTHTGEKPYHCLQCGKSFNQSSDLKTHQ; this is translated from the exons ATGGCTGAACCCAAGTCCATGGAGTCCCCAGGTTCTGGCTGTGGTGTTCCATCCCAGAGAAGCTCACAGAGGGATCCAGAAATGGTCtcagtgaagctggaggactgcagtcaaCCACTGGAACTCAATGTGATTGTgataggggaagagagagaacttAAAGTAGAAGAACAGAAGGTAGAagttgaagaagaagaagaaaaggtGGTTGAGGAGAAGAGAGCAGTCAAACAGGAGGAGATGGAGGTTAAAGAGGAGCATAAGGAGATAGAGatgaaagaggaggtggaggagaagagagcagtcaaagaggaagagatggagattgAAAAGGAACACAAGGATACAGAAGTcaaagaagagctggaggagaaagcagtcatcaaggagatggagagaggtgtgAAAGAGGATGAGGAGACAGCAGTCAAAAAGGAGAGAGGActagaagaagaggaggagagagaagtcaaagaagaagaggagaacagGGAAGTGTCTGCTCCAGATCTAGAGGAAAAGGAGGAAGTAGATAGTATCACTGACCCAG GAGAGAGCTCCAACCCAGGTTCAGACAGTGAGCCCAGTTCCACAGCATCAGGAAACCATAAACAACACAGACGGAGGAACTCAAGACAGAAACATCACCACTGCATGGACTGCTTCACTAGTTTCTATGAGTCAGAGGAGTTGAGAAGGCACACTTGTAAGCCCCACCCCTGCTCAGATTGCAGAGGCAGTTCCGTGTGTCCAACTCACCTCATACCACGCAAAAAGACTATCAAAAGAAAGAACACTTAcccctgtggtcaatgtgggaagagttttcagGCACCAAGCAAACTAAAGAAACACCAGataactcacacaggagagaagcctttccactgctctgtttgtgggaagagttttcctcTTTCACAGACCTTAAATAGACACCAGCTGATACACAcgggagaaaagcctttccactgctctcaatgtgggaaaagtttcaGTTATTCAAACTACTTAAAGACACACCAGAGaactcacacaggggagaagccttaccactgctcccagtgtgggaagagtttcaatCAGTCTTCAGATCTAAAGATACACCAGcgaactcacacaggagagaagcctcacAAATGTtttcagtgtggaaagagttttagtcATTCAAGCTACTTAAAGACACACCAGcgaactcacacaggagagaagccttaccactgccttcagtgtgggaagagtttcaatCAGTCTTCAGATCTAAAGACACACCAGTGA